TTTCAATTAGCTTCTTGAATGACAATCGGGCGTCGAGGAGaaaaatgagagagaaagcGCTTTTTATAAGGGGACGGACCGACTCAAGACAGTCACAAGACTGCACTCCTCTCACCCAAAagatttgaattaataatatacaaGGCCAAATTAACTTATCTCTTCTACTAGAACATTTGGACTAATATCGTAATAATATACTAGGCCAAATTAATCTATTCCACTAGATTATTTAGactaatatcataataatatacaaGGCCAAATTAACTCATCTAAATCTTCCACTAGACCATTTGGATTAGAGTTGAGCAATGGGTTGGATTAACATGAATCGACATGATACAACacaatattaatacaaaatgacacgatacaatattatctcaccCGGGTCGTgagttggacacgacacaagcacAAGACAACACGATCatgacacgattatgagtttatacaatCGTAATACGGTCAAGAGACGACATAaacacaacacgagtatagacacgacacaaacACGAGTATAtacacgaaacgacataaacacaatgAGTCACATGACCTAAATTACTCAACTTTACATTAACAATTTTTCTAAATCTATTTACATTCtcattcaattattaaattatttaattttatatatttaatatatataattaaaattaaacattctaaattaaaatattaaaatattaaaataaaatattaacttaaataaaataaattaaaaaaatataaatatcaacaaataaattatatgaataggaGTGTGAGTCTCCAAATATTTCTctatgatattaattttattaattaattaattaaattatttttaaaattttaaatcattttaaaatttcaatttttattaatatattaaataataaatatattataataattcaattttaataatataataatatttatttataatttctaccCATCTTTcagtaaattataatataatataatataataatatatattataaatatatcatttacaaattcattaaatttttcTTAACCTTCCCATTTCTTTTTCCAAACTACATACACCTTTATCATTTCCTTCCCAACTAATTACTTTTACATTAATATtctcaaactaaatttattaaattctcattaaattaataaattattaactaattttatttgaatatttatttgtaagttttaaaaatattttaaataattgacatttcaattaatgtttatgaaactattaattaaaatttatatttacacatattacatatttaatatattaattaattttttaaataacatatttaacacattttacaatttttacttaataaattagtttaagtttttaaaattaaaattaattaattaattaataatcatattttataatttttaccaacaatataatttaatatatataaataaataattaatgaatgtgTCAAGACACGACATGGAATACATGAAAACGGGCAACGACACAATACGATTGAGTCAAAactctagtcggaataacacaaAAAACGAATTAGTCTAACATGAATAAACTCATTGATATAAATTAACAAGACACGAAATAACACGACACGAACGAGttcgtgaatcataatattttgagtgggtcaagacatAATATGACACGTGCTCATAAGATTAAgacacaacacgacacgattcagagtctaacacgacttgtccGAGTCGAATACGACCGTTTAGGCACGATGCATAACTCTAATTTGGactaatatcataataatataccATGCCAAATTAACTCATCTCTTCCAATAGATAAAGactaatatcataataatatacaaagccaaatttaactaattaactcatctcttaagttaattaaaaaatatggaaaaaacaaaattaaaaaataacaaaattaaaaaatattgagtagttatgtatataattagagatttatcttatttttgttatatatataatatggacaaaaacactataaaataatttggttatttttttaaattaaaaaaatatcacttatatacttataattgaagtcaaataataaaataaattaaaaaaacactaTACTATAGCTTTGTTGAAGCTATGACACTCTTCAACTCGGGTCATGGCTCTATTACTTGCTTTCGATGAGTTTATGGGATGATCGACGGTGAGTGACGCCTCAAGCTCATCCAAAGTCATGGTCCGATCCATTGTGGTGATTTTGGTAGCTCGTGAGTCTATATTGGTCCATTGTAGCTCAAGTTATCTTCCTCCAAAGTTGTAGTTTTTTCGGTTAGCTTCTTAGATTACAATCGAGCTTCGAGGAGGAGAAAAACGAGAGAGAGCGCGCTTTTTATAAGGGGAAGACTAACTCAAGAAAGTCCCAAGACTACACTCTTCTCACCCAACAAATTTGGACTAATAATATACAAGGTCAAATTAACTTATCTCTTCCACTAGATCATTTGgactaatattataataatataccaGACCGAATTAACTTATCTTCCACTATATCATTTGGACTAATATAGTAATAATATACAAGGCCAAATTAACTTATCTTCCACTATATCATTTGGACTAATATAGTAATAATATACAAGGCCAAATTAACTTATCTCTTCCACTGTATCAGTTGGAGTAGAGTTGGGCAATGAATTTGATTAACACGAACAGACACGATACAACACAGTATTAGTACGGAACGAcacaatacaatattatctcactcgggtcgtGAGTTGGACACAacacaagcacgagacgacacgattatgagtttatacgatcggaACACGATCACGAGTCGGTACAGACACagcacgagtatagacacgacacgaacaccaaaatatatatatatatatatatatatatatatatatatatatatatatatatatatatatatatatatatatatatatatatatatatatatatatatatatatatatgacataaacCCAATTAGTCACATGACTTAAGCTACTCAACTTTATATTAACATTTTCTCTAAATCTATTTACattttcattcaattaataaattatttaatttatatatttaatatatataattaaaattaaacctactaaattaaaatattaaaataaaatattaactttaataatataaattaaaataaaataaaaatttaattatatgaatagaaatgtgAGTCTCCAAATATTTCTCtctgatattaatttaattaattaatttatttattcttaaagttttaaattattttaaaatttcaattattattaatactaaaataataatagcgACTGCCCCAGCGATCGCCTACACGGCACGATAGCgtggaattaaaaaaaactaaaatgtgCGCCACCCTCTTCATTTAACcgtaaaataaatcattttctctttaaaaaaaatcaaactattCCATTTTCTCCCATCATCCACAAGTGTTTTCGTTTTCACCATCATCAAGCTGCTCCGTTTTCTCCCTCTTCCACAAGTTTTGTTTTCTCCCTCGCCCGCAAGTTTTGTTTGCTCTGTGCTCTATTCAACGCCTCTATTTTCACAATCATCAAGCTGCTTCGTTTTCTCCCTCGTCCgtaaattttgttttctcacTCGAACACAAGTTTTGTTTGCTCCGTGCTCCATTCAACGCCTCTGTTTTCTCCATCGCAAACTTAATATCAGTTTCACATCGTTTGAAGTTACATTTTCAGTATTCGAAAGTACGTTTTCAgcatttgaaatattttttttatatctagtCATTTGTTGTACAAATACTAGAAAAAACATACACattggttttaaaaaatttgaaaacgttttaaaactattttctaGGCTGATATGCATATTGTTTCCTCAACACtttgttgtcatatttttaacgTTGTGTTGTTATGTTTTCAACGTTGCGTTTTCATGTTTTCATTGAAATATTGTAATGTCAGGTTTtaaactcaatatatatatataactaatttttttaatatctagtaaattattgtacaaatactagaaaaaacatacacatttaattttaaaaactttagaaacattttaaaactattttctaGGCTGATATGCATGTCGTTTCCTCAACGCTTCGTTGTCATAGTTTCAACGCTGCGTTGTCATGTTTTCATTGAAGCGTTGTCATGTTTTCATCGAAGCGTTATCATGTTAGGTTTTAAGCtaaaaatatatctattaaaccgattttttttaatatctagtCAGTTGTTGTACAAATACTAGAAAAAACATACacatttgattttaaaaaaattggaaacgTTTTTAAGTTTCGGCATTTGTAAGTTAGGAGAAAGAAATGGTCAAGATGGCAAACAAAAATTGTTCGCCATTGCATGTGCCAAAAATGGTGTATTTACTTCAGGGGGAAAATAGTTTACAAGTTAGACCTTTCATCAAGACGAATTGCAAGGCTAAGATAAATGTTGCTGTTATGAATGAAGGTGTAGTTGAAATTACTAGTGTCTTCCATGAGCATAACCATATTTTGAGTCCTGGAAAGTTGAAACATCTTAGATCTCAAAAGGTTTTAGATTCGACTACGAAGAGAAGATTGCAATTAAACGACGAAGCTGGAATAACTTTGTCAAAAACTTTTCAATCTCAGTAGTTGAAGTTGGAGGATATGATAATATGAATTTTGATGAGAGAAgctgaataaattatatttcagaaACTAGGCGGTTGCGGTTAGGAAATGGTGATGCAAAAACGTTATGTTAGTATTTTTACCGAATGCAAATcagatgtttaaatttttttatgtatatgatGTGGACGAtaaaaacaagataaaaaatgtgttttgaGCTAATGGAAGATGTAGGGATGCATACGAGTACTTCTCGGATGTCATCACATTTGacacaacatatttgacaaaccGTTATGATATGCCTTTTTCTCCTTTTATCGATGTTACTTATCATGGACAATCGATTTTGCTAGGATGTGACTTACTATCTAGTGAGGATTCTGAGTCATTTATCTGGCTTTTTAAAGCCTGGTTGACATGTATGAATCAACGTGCTCCAAAGGCAAAAATCAATTACCAATGTCGATCAATGGCCATTGCAATTAAAAAGGTATTTTCGAACACCCCTCGTCGTTTTTGTCtttggcatataatgaagaaactccCCACCAAATTGTCTGCATATGCtcattataaaagtataaaaaaatatatttaaaaacattgtCTATAACTCAATCACAATCGAGCAGTGTGAAGAGAATTGGCTAAAAATGATAGAGGAGTTTGAGTTGCAAGACAATTATTGGTTGAACTCCTTACACGTAGAACGTGCTAAATGGATTCCTGTGTATGTTAAATGCCACTTCTGGCAGGAATGTCAACATCTCAAAGAAGTAAAAGTATGAATGCTTttttttgatgactttgttcatttgaaaacatctCTAAACAAGGTTAGTTCtctattatgtatttttatgtTCTTTATTATGCATTTTTATGTTctctattattttattgtaatgttctCTATTATGCATTGTcacgttttttattttgttttagacAAATTCGGTGACAATAACCACAATAGTGCACGATTCAGTATTAACACAACAACAATGGAATAATTCAGTCTTGACTCAACTTTCCTTCACATCACTTAAGTCTTCTCAACTTCCCTTTACCGAAGATAATATCTATGGGGACaacattcaacgaagatagtaGTTGTGTTAATATTAtgtagttaatatattattgtagtCTTCTAATAAGTTAGTAGtaatactaattaaattgaCGTCATCATTATATTACTTGTGTTAATATTCCATGTGGtatatatgttagatatttATAACATGATAACGTTGTATAAATAACCTGACAACATTGTTAATAAAACATGACAACAATGTACAAATAACATGACAACGTTGTAACTGTTAATATATGTtgtaaagtattataatatattaatatagtctTCTAGTAAGTTATAATAACgatgtataaataatatgacaatgttgtaaataattaataaaacatgagCTGTATTATATAACATGACAACGATGTAAAAATAACATGACAacattgtataaataatatgacaacGCTGTAAAAATAACAAGACAACGCTGTAAAAATAACATAACAACGCTGTATATATAACATGACAATgctgtaataaataatatgacaacACTGTAAAAATAACATGATCCCGGTTCTGGATCTGGATCGGTAATGAATGATGTGGGTGGAGTTTAAGTGTTCCACCCTCTATCGATAATCattgagtgttcttgagagataaCAAACTTCTACATTTTGTCTAATGAGATAAACATAAtaggtaggctatctatatgggttgagGACCTAACCCTAATATACTCATTTACTATttggcccatcaacgaaatagtAAATGGTATTTCtacttctacacaaatatattctcatatttattataaatgtctaaataagtccataacctttatactttaataaatcACTTTAATTGGACTGATAATAACtaatacataattattaaataatatatgtacacaaatattgaaaataatttaaacaatgaatagtcggaaaataaaaaattgaaaatgaaatcatTTAGGTGAACAAGTCTTGTTGAATCTTCTAACAAGGACAATAAAGTTATAATTCCAACATCTCTCAAAGGAAGTGGTAGAATGAAAGTGTTTGAATGAGCTCAAATAGTTCTCCTTAATAAATTCTCAAGACTCTTTAATGAAAGCGATTGTGTATCCATTCGGCTAGGTGTTTTGTCTCAATCACAACTTGTAATAACTTTCCAAATTTCCTCAATTATAAGATCTGCTCGATAAGACAATAAACTATGATTTTAGATTGTTCTGTGTGAGTTTACTATATTTATAGTAGTGGAGTGAAAttaacacaaatatatatatatatatgcacaaGTACTCGTCAATAGCCTATTAAGTgagttattaaattttattttgacaaaaatGGTTGAATTaggttatatattaaaataataataaaaaatatattttttttgtatattttataattaattatttgtaaaaatcaACAATAATGTCTGGGGCGATAAATAAGTTcttttaaattacaaatttattgaCTATTAAGACACAAGCCAATTATCATTAAGTTGAGGTTCTACCTTAAGAGTTGGATGCCCAAAAGCTAATTGTAATTACGTTCAGGCCGACCCTGAGAATTGAGTgtccaattaaaataaatatttcaagaCAATTTgggcaaaataataataataatttattaattaattaaataatcaatagtACTATGTAAGGTAGGTACCCAATTCTGGGGACATAGAAGGTGGCCTTATGCACCTACCCAACTTGTCTCTCCATTCTAGTCGGGCCTAATTATGTTTAGTGAAATTAAAATGGGGGCTGATTACGCTTTAGTGAAATTGGACTTTGAATTGCCAAAGTTTGAATGTACGGTTTTTTCAAGGGCAACGATTatgttcaaatatataatagtcGATTAACACTTTAGAGTCGAGCTAAAAAATAATCATGTGAAACTTCTTATTAAAAAGGAATAACACTATATCTAAATTGGATTTTTCATCTTCAAGTAATAGACAAATTTTCCGCTCTTCTACATTGACTGGTCTCAATATTATCGAGATCATCCCCGAGCAACACAAACAACCATTGCAGTTAGCAGCAGAAAGAGATAATACCCTCATTGTAGAGGGTACAAAATCGATCGTTGATGCTCAAGCCGAATTTGACATAAAGTTACATAGAAATTCCCTTTGATCTAACCTTTAGTGTTCGTTTACACTTTGTTGCTTCCTGATTTGGTTGTTATGGTATTGAAGTGGTTGGAATTGAGTCATGCAACACGACTGATTAACCCAAAATTGGATTTGTTTACTCTTATGATCAAATCTCGATTATGTCATCCACTTTCAAATgttctaatattaattaaactagacaTATTGACCTCtatatttaagtttttcttTTATGGTCCAATACCTTCTTGCGGACAAGTATCCAGTACTCTATAAAACTGACTGAATCTTGTACACTGTCAACCATTTGGTGATAGAATGCAAACTCATTTATTAAATGAAGCATCTTTATGAGGGTTGTGCTATATCTCCTCTTTTCTGCATCCTTGCTTGAGTGCTCAACGTAATTCTTTTCAACTACTCTCCATAGTTGAATTGGGGTGATATTCCATAGttgatcaattaaaaaaatgaagaaaaaaaaagctaCAAATATGCACAAGAAAACTAGAAAATTTATTATGCaataatttgaaacaaaaatgtaagtttcatatttttttctacaTAAAAGTAAATATGTAAACCCTATTCTGAACCAGGCATTGAAATTCTCCAATTCAAGTTGAGGATTCCAATTTCCTTAGTCAAAGAAACAAAGAGTTGAAagataatatgaaataaaaagttgtgtttattgtctaaactaaacaaaaattacttattttctataatattttaaaatattaaagctaaaaataatttaataatttaataatttgatcattttaggTTTGGTTAGACCTTGTTTCATATAATTTCACATTCCTCCCATTTAGAGAGATCTCTCAATTTATTGTttcatataatcaaatattatttaaacaagacccaaataattcaattttatatcaaaattaattttttttccaaataatccaATACCAAACAAATTGAAGGATTGGATTGGACATTGGACTTTGAAGGAGAGAGGAGGAGAAGTGTGATCCTGTGGAGCGAAAACCACGAAAATCTGCACCACAGATCCTCAAAGCAACGACTTTCAGGCTTTAGGTAAGGTTTTTCATCACgggagagagatagagagatgTGGGTCGCTCGGAGAATGCCTGTATTCTTGCATCCCCCGACGGTTTCACTATCCACTAGCACCGCCTCTACCTTAATCTCGCGCCGCCCCCCTTCTCTCGTCACTTTCCAATCTCCGGTAAAATGTTTATTTCCCAGCTCAAGAATCCTCGGAGAGATAAAGACTGTTTCTTTCTATGGGAAACATAGATCCTCCACATCATCGGCTGTGGCGACAGACTCAACTGAGGCAGTTACTGCTGCAGAAGAGAAAATCGTTCTTCCCACCAATGAGTCATCTGACCGCCTTTTGAGGATTCGTCATACggtaatttcattttttttcatcaacCCTATATTGTCTAAGGCttcaatttcaatattttgttatGGTTAGCGAATTTGAATAATTGACCTTATACTTATGGTGCTCACAGTGTGCTCATGTTATGGCTATGGCTGTTCAAAAGCTCTATCCTGAAGCAAAAGTTACAATTGGTCCATGGATTGAAAATGGGTTCTATTATGACTTTGATATGGAGGCTTTAACAGATAAAGACTTGAAAACTATTAAGAAAGAGATGGTGAGCAGACAAAGTCCACCATGATTCCTAGAATTATACCTTCTTCTAATAAATAAGTAAGATCACCAACTTAGGAAGAAGATGGTTAATTGTCCTACATATCTCCATGGCTGCATAACCTACTGTTTCCAATCACACGCAGGAACGTATTATCAGTCGGAATTTGCCTCTAGTTCGTGAAGAAGTTACACGAGAGGAGGCTCGGAGAAGAATAATGGCTGTCAATGAACCTTACAAGATTGAGTTACTTGATAGTATAAAGGAAGAACCCATTACAATCTATCACATAGGTATGGATTTTATGGGCTGTCTGATTTGATTCGTATGCACagaaaaattagggtttattttgtttcttttctgtAATGAAATAGGCAATGAATGGTGGGATCTTTGTGCTGGGCCTCATGTTGAATCAACTGGAAACATTAACAGGAAAGCTCTTGAGCTTGAATCAGTTGCTGGTGCATATTGGAGAGGAGATATAAACAGGCCAATGCTACAGAGGATTTATGGAACTGCTTGGGAAAATGAGCAACAATTGAAAGCCTATATTCATTTCAAAGAGGAGGCTAAGCGTCGAGATCATAGACGCCTAGGCCAAGatcttgatttattttcaatacAGGTTAGTGTTTTCGCGATATCCGATACCCAAAAACGATCATTTTGAAGTTTATTTTTGTGGTTTTCTAACAGGATGACGCAGGTGGAGGGTTAGTATTCTGGCATCCGAAAGGTGCTGTTGTTAGGCATGTAATTGAGGATTCGTGGAAAAAGATTCATATTTTACGTGGTTACGAATTGTTGTACACACCACATGTAGCTAAGGGTGATCTTTGGAAAGTGAGTGGCCATCTTGATTTTTACAAAGAGAACATGTATGATCAGATGAAGATTGAGGATGAGTTTTATCAGCTTCGACCGATGAACTGCCCTTACCACATCTTGGTTTATAAACGAAAGAGACATTCTTATCGCGATTTTCCAATTCGGGTTGCTGAGTTGGGAACAGTTTATAGATATGAATTGTCTGGCGCTTTACATGGTCTTTTTCGTGTAAGAGGTTTCACTCAGGTACTGTTTCTTTTTTTGctcactttttttctttttgtgatTTGGTATTTGtaagttataatatttcatTGACATCTTCAGGATGATGcccatatattttgtttagaagATCAAATTAAAGAGGAGATCAGAGGTGTTCTAGACCTCACTGAAGAAGTTTTGTTGCAATTCGGTTTTGACAAATACGAAGTCAACCTCTCGACTAGACCTGAGAAATCTGTTGGAGATGATGATATATGGGTTAAAGCGACTTCTGCCCTGAAAGATGCGTTGGATGATAAAGGATGGAGCTATCAAATCGACGAAGGTGGTGGTGCCTTCTATGGTCCAAAGATTGATCTTAAAATTGAAGATGCTCTGGGAAGGAAATGGCAATGCTCCACAATACAGGTGAGCAACTAACTTTAACAATGGAAACACTTTTTACTGTAAGATCAATTTTGAAATACAAATTCAGAGATTTGCATATTCTAGGCTTACCCACAATACAAATTCACAGGTGGATTTCAATTTGCCTCAGCGATTTGACATGACCTACGTCGATTCCAACTCAGAGAAAAAAAGGCCAATCATGATCCACAGAGCAGTTCTTGGATCTCTAGAGCGGTTTTTTGGGGTCTTAATAGAGCATTATGCTGGAGATTTTCCATTATGGTTATCTCCAATTCAAGTTAGAGTTTTGCCCGTCACAGATGGACAAGTAAGCGTCACTTTCTGGCGTATGGCTACACAAATAGTAATCTCGAAACACTAACTTTTTCGTGTTTTTAATGGCAGCTCGAGTACTGCAAAGAACTATGTAGAAAGTTGAAAAGTAATGGACTAAGAGCGGAAGTTTGCGATGGAGAGCGCCTGCCGAAGCTCATAAGGAATGCTGAGAAGCAGAAGATTCCGTTAATGGCTGTGGTCGGGGCTAAGGAAGTTGAAACGCAAACTGTCACTGTGAGGTCTAGGTTTGGAGGAGAGGTTGGGACAATGAGTGCTGATGAATTTGTTAGCAGACTCAAGAATGCTTCAGAAGAAAGAACAACGTTTTGAAATTTGCTTGGTTGTTAGAACAAAAGaaagacattttattttttcctatgaatctcataattttattcaagtcCTTGAAAAGTCAAGTTCAGTACACAAATCTTCTGTAAGTCagtaaatcaaacaaattgaGCTTAATTAATATCCAAAACATTCAAGGTAAAGACAGAATTTGAGAACATTGAGaaaacaattcatttatttgagataaagaATCTGTTGGTTAAATTAGGTAATGTCTcaatacatttattaattttaaaatttatatcatctaTATAATGTCTCAAACACCACAATATGAGATATgatagttatttaataaattcattttttgtAAGATGTATTggtatt
This is a stretch of genomic DNA from Impatiens glandulifera chromosome 4, dImpGla2.1, whole genome shotgun sequence. It encodes these proteins:
- the LOC124933896 gene encoding threonine--tRNA ligase, chloroplastic/mitochondrial 2, with translation MWVARRMPVFLHPPTVSLSTSTASTLISRRPPSLVTFQSPVKCLFPSSRILGEIKTVSFYGKHRSSTSSAVATDSTEAVTAAEEKIVLPTNESSDRLLRIRHTCAHVMAMAVQKLYPEAKVTIGPWIENGFYYDFDMEALTDKDLKTIKKEMERIISRNLPLVREEVTREEARRRIMAVNEPYKIELLDSIKEEPITIYHIGNEWWDLCAGPHVESTGNINRKALELESVAGAYWRGDINRPMLQRIYGTAWENEQQLKAYIHFKEEAKRRDHRRLGQDLDLFSIQDDAGGGLVFWHPKGAVVRHVIEDSWKKIHILRGYELLYTPHVAKGDLWKVSGHLDFYKENMYDQMKIEDEFYQLRPMNCPYHILVYKRKRHSYRDFPIRVAELGTVYRYELSGALHGLFRVRGFTQDDAHIFCLEDQIKEEIRGVLDLTEEVLLQFGFDKYEVNLSTRPEKSVGDDDIWVKATSALKDALDDKGWSYQIDEGGGAFYGPKIDLKIEDALGRKWQCSTIQVDFNLPQRFDMTYVDSNSEKKRPIMIHRAVLGSLERFFGVLIEHYAGDFPLWLSPIQVRVLPVTDGQLEYCKELCRKLKSNGLRAEVCDGERLPKLIRNAEKQKIPLMAVVGAKEVETQTVTVRSRFGGEVGTMSADEFVSRLKNASEERTTF